Below is a genomic region from Gopherus flavomarginatus isolate rGopFla2 chromosome 9, rGopFla2.mat.asm, whole genome shotgun sequence.
GAGTCTCCTCTCAcacactgaacccctcatttctggccccaccctggagcccacacccccagttagaaccctgctccagcccagtgacagtgagtgagggtgggggagactaAGCCACCAAGGGAAGGGGAATGTAGTGGGAGGGGGGGCTttgggaaaggggcggggctagggtgttcggttttgtgtggtTAGAAAGTTTGCAACCCTAACCCTGAGGCAGTAATTCCAAAGATCTCTGATTCTCCCCTGTGGCCACTGGTGCTGTGTAGTGGTAGATCACCACCTTTgggcctctgttccttctcttccctccctcgcTAACCCACCTGTGTGGTGATTCTTCAGTTCCTCTGGGGAGCTGAACTTTGTGCAGCTGATGTGGACCCCCTTTGTGGGCTCCAGAAGTACTCCCTGTCCCTTTCACCTGCGTCTTGGATCCACACTCCGCTCCCTCTAGGATCCCTTCTGGTTAACCTttgcaataaataataatgaaaaaagttATATTAAAGGACCCTGTTCTGCAGTCCTTTCTTGTGCTGTGTTACATATAGTCAGACCAGTAGCCCTCTAGGGACTATCAAGTCATCAGCTCCCATGATATTTCCACAAATCTTACAAGtttagggtttgttttgtttctttaaagattTTTGTCTCTAGAAGCTGGTCAGCAAACTGCTTCAGAATGGCCGCTGTCTCCCATTACTTTTCATGTGATTGAATCCAAGATACCCTCAGCTAAAATGGCAGCTTCTGTTTCCTGCATGTAGCCCAGGCAAGAGACAGTGAGGGGCTATGGGAATGTATGGAGGTGGCAGTTGAGTTTATCCAAGGAATAtggagggggtgaggagggagggaggctaaGAGAGAGACTGTAAAGGAAAATGGGCATAGGAAAGGAGATTTGGGGGTATGCTGGGAGAATATGGGTGActgaggggaaagggagagaataTACGTCTGGGAGTAAGGAGACAGAGAGGCGGGCTGGAAAGATGGAGAGGAGAATGGAGAGGGACAGAATGACACCTCAGGAGATAGAAGAGAGAAGTGCCCTTTGCCTGGtcttgttgttgttttgggtgcagggaggtggggaggtTTCTAAATGTTTGGAGTTTGCAGTACTGTACTCATCACGTGAGTAAGTGCTACTTGGCATGAGTAAAAGTTgcagaattgggctgtgaatgagCTATTTTAATGTGTATGTGTATTTCAAAACTGCTCCGAGGTCTGGTTACACTAATTGTTTTTGCATGGTAGATGTTCCCATGCTATAGTGCTGGGCAGCAGTATAACACCCTGAATTAGgacctggatttaaaaagatCCACATTCTGCCTCAATGCATTGAGTTTGGGGAACAAGTAAATTTCTTGAGTTGCCCCTTCTCCACCTGAAAAGTATCTAAAAATTCCTAAGGGCTCACAACTAAGAGCACCCAATCCTCTGCTCCTTGTCCGCCTGACATGGCCATTGCTGTCATATGGAGTGTGCTTTCCCCTGCACCCAGTCCTTCTCATGGGAGCAATCCTGTTAATGTCTGCATCGATCCTCCATTCTGTGTATCTGCAGCATTCCCATAGTCCGTAGTAGAAGCTCTGGGTATGCTCGGGAGGTGAGATTGGGCCCAACTGCTGTGAAATTAAGTAATTTCTTTCAGTAGATGTTGACTTTTCACACTTCCTGAATTTTTACAGCACCTTACAATGTCAATGTTAAAAGAAGTATGTTTATCTTGCTGAAGCAAATCTAATTGTATTGACTTGCACACATGGCAAATCATTACTGTTATTTCATCATGATTGTTTGCTTCCTAGCCTTAGCAAAAAGAttggcagggaattggggtgcttGTCTGCTCTGCATATTTTGAAATCTCCTATATAAAAACTTGAGGATAAATACTGTGTGTTCTGCAAGATTAAACTGAAATTAGATTTCAATTCTCCTTACCAGAGGTTCTGATTAAATACAAACAGAGCTATTCCAAACACAGCCAAAGTTTATTTGAGGAAAAATTATTGTGGTTCAGTAGCAATTTCCCTGCAAAGGGTCACCTGCTTGTTACTTAGTTAATTCACTATTATGTTTAGCATGTGTAGAATATCcttaatgatttttttctgatTCTTTTTGCCCCTGCTTTGCTCATATTCTGTAGGCTTAATCTGCAGGCATGTGAATCATAAGAAGTATGTTTAGATCCTCAAATCTGTGTCTTGGGATGAAAAGCAAACTTTTATGCTCCTAAGTATTGATTTTTATACCAGTTGAAGGATTTAATCAACTACATTTGAAAGCTGGGTATTGTCTATCCATTTAATGTATGTTTTTAATTTGCTAACAAAAATCTATTAAATATCAATGGACTGTGAAGCTCAGGTGGGTTCAGATCTCTAAGCACCAcaagatccagatctgaacttcttCCCCCAAACTTGGGGGAGAGGTAGTTTCAGATCTGGAATTCCATTTTTAGTCTTTTTCTAAATTCTGGTTTTAGATTTTTGAGTTTACTGCTTGCTACAAAATATTGTTAACAGCCTAGTTTCATCTGTGGTTTGTGAGGCAAATGATTCAACCTATTCATTTTATACCTGACATAGCCAGAAATATAGAAAGAGTGAATGAGGAGCAAACCTCAAGCACTGCTCCTGTCTGATTTGCTTATTTCATGCTGAACTTTGACTGTGCCCAGTTTCTATTTTCTGAGCGTTCTTTTGTCTTGTGGCTTAACCAGAAAGGTGTATTTTATCTTGGTACGCTACAAAGAATgaaatactgtttaaaaaaaaaaaggtgattttCTGATCTCAATTATGTCAGTATAAAATTGTTCTTCCGTTGACTTCATTGGACTTATTCCAGACTGTCACCAGTGCAACTGACATCAGAATCTTGAACTATAGACTTTTGTTTCTGTCCGCTCTTGCTCTTCTTTGAGGGGAACTTAAGAGGTTCTGATTTGTTCTGTTTAATGTGAGTTGCTGCAATTTGTGGGAGGCCAAGATTTTCACTGAACTTACTATAAGTAGAAGATTTAAATTGACAAGGGGATTGCATGTGGACTTTTGTATGAGCCCATTCTCATAATCACTTTGTGCATTTTAAACCTTCACAAAGTTTCAGTGACGGGCGTGTAACCTTTCTTACTTATTTAAATTCTCCCACAAATAAAACAAGATGTAGCAGAATTATTGTCCTATCCAGTTATGCAAAAGAGTGAATAAAAAGGAGACAGGAACTGCTTAAAAGCTATGTCAACACATCCTGCTTTACAGGGCCACATTTCCAAACTTTATGGCACATTTACCGCCATATATTAATATTAAACATGATGTGAGAAGATTGATCATGGTTATTTCCCATGCTATTCATAGTGTGACTAGCTAGTCCTAATGAAAGCTGTAATTCCAGCACTATACCCAAAATATACAGCAGTAAGTAATGATATAAATATTTTCACTACATATATCAATAATGCCGCAGGTCCATATCACATGGATGTATTTGAAATATTAGCATATTTATATAGATGTGTGTTAAAGTGCATACTGATGCATATCCTTGCTGTTGCTAGTAAGCTTCATTACATTTTAAGAAGTCTGAAAGACAAAATAAAAGATAGAGGATCCATGCTTTGCAAGGCCCTGAAACCACAGAATTCAGCACTCTTCTGTTTTCCAACTAGATCTGCAGATGAGCTCTAGCATCCATGATGTGCATCCAGGGTTCAGTCTAAAGTATCAGAGAAGAGGGCTTTTTATCCTCTTCGTTGTGTGTACAGTACACTTACTGGATTCAGACATCCAGAGGTCTTTCATTTTCACAGGATAAACAATCAAAATGAGGACAAAGATGGAGACTCTGATAACACAGCCAGTGAGCCGCCTCCAACTCCTCAAGACTCTTCTCCTGACAGAAGGCGATCATCTTCAGATACATCACGGTCTGCTTACAGCCTTCCAAGGCGGATTTCAAGTAAGGCTGTCAGCCATACAAAATTAATGTAATTTCCCAAAGCTTAGGTTAGTGCCTGCTTTTAGAGAGAGATCCAAGTCAAGCCCAAGATATGTTGGTTAAAATCTTAAACTGTTCCACAAAAAGACCGTGAAAGGGGCTGAACTTATATTTTTGCTAGTGGATGAATGTGACAGAATCACAGAGTTAGATGCGGGCAGGGGAGAGAAATCTATCTGATATTTTCACTTAATGATTAACTAATTAtgatattattatttgtgttgcgaTAGCCCCTAAgaccccagtcatgggccaggacctcattgtgctgggtTTTGTACGAACAGAACAAAGTCTCTGCCCCACAGCTCTTACAGTCTGTCTAAGCTGGAATGTAATAAAATCTTTCCAGTTACTGACATTGCCATTTGTTTCTTTTGCCTAGGTCTAGAATCAAGAAGGCCAAGTTCTCCACTAATTGACATTAAACCTATTGAGTTTGGAATTATAGGAGCTAAAAAAGAAATAGTTCAGCCAACTATCTTGAGAAAAACATATACCCCAGATGACTATTTTAGAAAATTCGAACCAAGACTCTACTCTCTTGATTCTAATAGTGATGACATGGACTCCTTGACAGATGAGGAAATCTTGTCGAAGTATCAACTGGGCATGCTGCATTTTAGCACACAGTATGATCTGTTGCATAATTATCTAATTGTGAGGGTAATTGAGGCTAGAGATCTGCCTCCTCCAATTTCATATGATGGTTCAAGACAAGATATGGCTCATTCCAACCCTTATGTCAAGATCTGCCTCCTTCCAGATCAGAAGAACTCCAAGCAGACAGGAGTAAAACGTAAAACCCAGAACCCAGTGTTTGAGGAGAGATACACCTTTGAAATCCCATTTTTAGAAGCCCAAAGAAGAACTCTACTTTTAACCATAGTGGATTTTGACAAATTCTCACGCCACTGTGTCATAGGCAAAGTGTCAATGCCGTTAAGTGAAGTTGACCTTGTGAAGGGTGGACATTGGTGGAAGGCCCTTGTTCCCAGTTCACAGGTAATAGAATTTATCAGACAGTTattatataatatttctacttTGTTTTTGTCGTTCCTTTGCTTGTTTGGGGTTAATGAGAAGTTTTTAAATAGCCATGATCATATATGCACAAGGaagtagagaatcaggcccttgatttctcaatattatttatttattatgatgCAGATGactaagttttttgttttaataataaagCTAGTAGCATGATGAGATTAACAAGAACACTTTTTGTAAACACATAGGGAAAAAATCTTTCACCAACCAAAGTGAGTGGCTCTGTGGGTGAAAATGAGACCAGTGTTTAGCTCCACTGATTAGAGTCTGATATTGGGAGGGGTGGTAGAACAGCTGAAGGGCTCTGTGTTTAAATGCGCAAGCGTTTAACCAGCCTTACAAGGCTTACCTTGCATCCTATCCCTTGTTCTCCGAAGTCTGTATTTACAAATACGCCTTCAGATACATGTATGCAGTTCCCATTGATGGCAGTTGACATCACATTGGTGTATCTGAGGGCAGAGGGCCAAATTTTGTTCTCATTTATAGCTGTGCAAACCCATTGCAGCCCTGCATTTTTTTCCAACTTGCCTTTTTGTGCATGATTAATGCTTGTCAGCACATTCTGAAACAATGatgtatagcaggggtaggcaacctatggcacatgtgccgaaggcggcacgcaagctgattttcagcagcactctcactgcccggatcctggccaccagtccggggggctttgcattttaatttaattttaaatgaagcttcttaaacattttaaaaatcttatttactttacatacaacaatagtttagttatatattatagacttatagaaagagaccttctaaaaacattaaaatgtattgctggcacatgaaaccttaaattagagtgaataaatgaagactcgacacaccacttgtgaaaggttgccgacccctgatgtataTGATATAACAGTGTCATGGTAATGCAAGTTAGGGGCCTGAGTAAGCAAGATGTTCACTGCCTTCAAGTTAAACCCCTTACAGGATCTGGTCCTAACATGTCTGGTGATAAGGAAGTAATAGTATCTACTTCATGCTGGCCTGCATGCTATGGGATCATATCTGCTGCTGATGTAAATGggtgtagctccattggcttcagctgtCTTGtgccaatttatgccagctgaggatctgatccctAGGGTGCAATACCACAAGTGTTTCACATGAGGGAAGAAAAGTTGATGGATTCTGATTAATTACAAGATACATAGTGCTGTGAGGTGCATTTCAGACTACAGTGTGTTAGAATTTAGCCCAGTATATGCATACATGGCTAGTCTGTGTGGGGATGATGGAAGGAGCCTCCTCCACCCATGGATTCCTGGGCAATGGCTGATCCTTTTGCGTGAGAATCTCTTGAGCTTAGTTCTCTCAACATGCAGTCTTGCCCAAAAGAGGGTGAGGTAGGGCAGGGCATGCTCGGGATCATGGCcctcctccctctgcccttccaggAGTGTGGAAAGATCTCTTCTGGTCTGGGCTGTCCCAGGGATTCCAGAGGTATTAGGCCCAATTCACCCTATGTTGTTTTCACTAGTGCAAAGTGATTCTAAAACGCTACCGTTCTGGTTTGGCAGCTATTTGTGTCCGCTTTGCACTGATGTGTGTGCCAGCATGAAGTACAGGATATTGGTGAATCAAGCTCACTGTGTCTATGTCAGGCGGAGCTCCTGCTGGCGCAGTCTGCCTCCCTACCAGAGAGCATCAGCTTTATACAGTCTTCTAGTCCACATGTATTGCATTAAAGTAAGTCAGTCCAATTCTGCTCTCACCAGGCCAATTGAATTTAATGAAGTTGCATAGATGTaagcaagagcagaatttggcctagtgTCTGGAAACCTCTGTGATAATCATGTATTAATTAATCATTATGTTAATGGACAAGGAGAGTTTTGCTGATACATGCTATCTCTGAGTTGGCCGACAGAAGGCTGTATTAAAAAACCAAGCTACAAGCAGACAGATATATTTCTATTAGCGTAGCAACTGAAATGTCTTGTGGTGCATGCATGTTATGTGAAGAGCTGCACTTGTGCAGCTTACTCTTCAGTTactgatttagggcctgatcctcacaGGTGCAGAGCACCCCAAACTCTACATCATAATCCTGTGAGCCAGATTCTCCTCTCTGTTACACTATCATTGCATCATTGTAACAGAGGAGAATTTTGTCCACAGTATCTGAATATGACTTTTAAAAGACAAGCTATGGCTAGAATTTCTGCTGAATTTAAAATTCAGGAGTACTTCAACCAGAAGATTTGAGCCCAATTGACCAATAAAATACTGATTGTGTTCCTGAATGGAAAATTGAAGttaatgggctaaattctgccctcatttaccaCTCagcaaccccattgacttcactggatgcTTCTCCTTTGATAGTCAGTCAGACCA
It encodes:
- the SYT17 gene encoding synaptotagmin-17 isoform X1; translation: MKMAYIQLEPINEGLLSRLSDLLLCRWTCRNCCQKCFDCSCCQSSEDEVEILGPFPAQTPAWLINNQNEDKDGDSDNTASEPPPTPQDSSPDRRRSSSDTSRSAYSLPRRISSLESRRPSSPLIDIKPIEFGIIGAKKEIVQPTILRKTYTPDDYFRKFEPRLYSLDSNSDDMDSLTDEEILSKYQLGMLHFSTQYDLLHNYLIVRVIEARDLPPPISYDGSRQDMAHSNPYVKICLLPDQKNSKQTGVKRKTQNPVFEERYTFEIPFLEAQRRTLLLTIVDFDKFSRHCVIGKVSMPLSEVDLVKGGHWWKALVPSSQNEVELGELLLSLNYLPSAGRLNVDIIRAKQLLQTDMSQGSDPFVKIQLVHGLKLAKTKKTSCMKGTIDPFYNESFSFKVPQEELENASLVFTVYGHNVKSSNDFVGRIVIGQYSTGSPESNHWRRMLNSHRTAVEQWHSLRSRAECDRVSPASLEVT
- the SYT17 gene encoding synaptotagmin-17 isoform X2 is translated as MAYIQLEPINEGLLSRLSDLLLCRWTCRNCCQKCFDCSCCQSSEDEVEILGPFPAQTPAWLINNQNEDKDGDSDNTASEPPPTPQDSSPDRRRSSSDTSRSAYSLPRRISSLESRRPSSPLIDIKPIEFGIIGAKKEIVQPTILRKTYTPDDYFRKFEPRLYSLDSNSDDMDSLTDEEILSKYQLGMLHFSTQYDLLHNYLIVRVIEARDLPPPISYDGSRQDMAHSNPYVKICLLPDQKNSKQTGVKRKTQNPVFEERYTFEIPFLEAQRRTLLLTIVDFDKFSRHCVIGKVSMPLSEVDLVKGGHWWKALVPSSQNEVELGELLLSLNYLPSAGRLNVDIIRAKQLLQTDMSQGSDPFVKIQLVHGLKLAKTKKTSCMKGTIDPFYNESFSFKVPQEELENASLVFTVYGHNVKSSNDFVGRIVIGQYSTGSPESNHWRRMLNSHRTAVEQWHSLRSRAECDRVSPASLEVT
- the SYT17 gene encoding synaptotagmin-17 isoform X3, with the protein product MRINNQNEDKDGDSDNTASEPPPTPQDSSPDRRRSSSDTSRSAYSLPRRISSLESRRPSSPLIDIKPIEFGIIGAKKEIVQPTILRKTYTPDDYFRKFEPRLYSLDSNSDDMDSLTDEEILSKYQLGMLHFSTQYDLLHNYLIVRVIEARDLPPPISYDGSRQDMAHSNPYVKICLLPDQKNSKQTGVKRKTQNPVFEERYTFEIPFLEAQRRTLLLTIVDFDKFSRHCVIGKVSMPLSEVDLVKGGHWWKALVPSSQNEVELGELLLSLNYLPSAGRLNVDIIRAKQLLQTDMSQGSDPFVKIQLVHGLKLAKTKKTSCMKGTIDPFYNESFSFKVPQEELENASLVFTVYGHNVKSSNDFVGRIVIGQYSTGSPESNHWRRMLNSHRTAVEQWHSLRSRAECDRVSPASLEVT